One window of Bacillus alkalicellulosilyticus genomic DNA carries:
- a CDS encoding amino acid ABC transporter ATP-binding protein: MISVKNLKKSFGDNEVLKDINVEIKPQEVVVVVGPSGSGKSTFLRCLNLLESVTGGQVIIKGTDLTSPNTNINEVRTNVGMVFQQFNLFPHKTVLQNITISPMLVRKWDRKRAEEKALDLLRKVGLEEKAYAYPDSLSGGQKQRVAIARALAMEPEIMLFDEPTSALDPEMVGEVLEVMKQLAKEGMTMVVVTHEMGFAREVGDRVIFMDGGYIVEENVPSELFTNPLHERTKSFLSKVL; encoded by the coding sequence ATGATATCGGTAAAAAATCTTAAAAAATCGTTTGGTGATAATGAAGTCCTAAAGGATATTAATGTTGAAATTAAGCCGCAGGAAGTAGTCGTAGTGGTTGGACCTTCAGGTTCTGGTAAATCAACATTTTTACGGTGTTTAAATCTCCTTGAATCGGTAACGGGTGGCCAAGTCATTATTAAAGGAACGGACCTGACAAGCCCAAATACAAATATTAATGAAGTACGTACAAATGTTGGAATGGTGTTTCAACAATTTAACTTATTTCCTCATAAAACAGTCCTACAAAATATCACGATTTCGCCAATGTTGGTGCGTAAGTGGGACAGAAAACGAGCGGAAGAAAAGGCGCTTGACCTTTTACGAAAAGTTGGGTTAGAGGAAAAAGCATATGCTTACCCAGATTCGTTATCAGGTGGTCAAAAGCAGCGTGTTGCCATTGCGAGAGCACTTGCAATGGAGCCAGAAATCATGTTGTTTGATGAGCCAACATCAGCACTTGACCCAGAAATGGTGGGGGAAGTATTAGAGGTTATGAAGCAATTGGCTAAAGAAGGAATGACGATGGTAGTCGTTACTCATGAAATGGGTTTTGCCCGTGAAGTAGGAGATAGAGTAATTTTTATGGACGGTGGTTATATCGTTGAAGAAAATGTACCTAGCGAATTGTTCACAAATCCTTTGCATGAAAGAACAAAAAGCTTTTTAAGCAAAGTGCTTTAA
- a CDS encoding AraC family transcriptional regulator, with product MTSIPKHLTEFPSINSTFPLHIDRKILTAGFEAHRHDFFEFSLVVAGSGYELINDTVHPMKPGTFTFVMPYQIHEIVTDPGQTLQLINCNFGMELFTSTSRYQGINHLLFEADEKLPAFIQFQGEIYEKIKGIVEDIVSEYEQDRLWKQELIIAKLVEVIITFDRFRRPAVSIPARDVSNKKKEKAVIWDIIQYIHVHYRERLSLPLIAQHFHLSVSSLSDLFKSKLGQTFVDFLHDLRIRHACSLLVTTELNISEIALESGFGSYKTFSRVFRERKGVSPIEYRKGYHV from the coding sequence ATGACATCTATACCTAAACATTTAACCGAATTCCCTTCTATCAATTCAACGTTTCCCTTACATATCGACCGTAAAATCCTAACAGCAGGATTCGAAGCTCACCGACACGATTTTTTTGAATTTTCTTTAGTTGTTGCTGGCTCTGGCTATGAATTGATTAACGACACCGTTCATCCGATGAAGCCTGGTACCTTTACGTTTGTGATGCCTTATCAAATACATGAAATCGTTACGGATCCAGGACAAACGTTACAACTTATAAATTGCAATTTTGGAATGGAACTGTTCACATCAACAAGCCGTTACCAGGGAATTAATCATTTACTATTTGAAGCTGACGAAAAACTTCCTGCTTTCATTCAATTCCAAGGTGAAATCTATGAAAAAATAAAAGGAATCGTTGAAGACATTGTAAGCGAATACGAGCAAGATAGGCTATGGAAGCAAGAACTAATCATCGCTAAGCTAGTGGAAGTCATTATTACCTTTGACCGCTTTCGCCGTCCAGCTGTCTCAATTCCTGCAAGAGATGTATCCAATAAAAAGAAAGAAAAAGCAGTCATATGGGATATTATTCAATACATTCATGTGCATTACCGAGAACGCCTATCCTTGCCACTCATCGCACAACACTTCCACTTAAGTGTATCCTCATTGAGTGACTTGTTTAAATCGAAGCTCGGCCAGACTTTTGTTGATTTTCTTCATGACTTACGAATTCGACATGCTTGCAGCTTACTCGTAACGACTGAATTGAATATCTCAGAAATTGCACTTGAATCTGGGTTTGGTTCTTATAAAACCTTCTCCAGGGTATTCCGAGAACGTAAAGGGGTTTCTCCAATAGAGTATCGAAAGGGCTATCATGTGTAA
- a CDS encoding sugar phosphate isomerase/epimerase family protein, whose translation MLKGLSKAGIGTIDEKDFIRLASLHGFDAIDTDGTSLVTLIEENGLEQANALLQENHIKIGTFGLSVQWRTTEDEFKSGLKQLVAEAEAATALGCTSCITYILPSTDFNAAEFMAVATRRLRTCAQILGCFGIQLGLEFVGPHHLRTRWANPFIWDMNQTLSFIEAIGEKNVGLLVDSYHCYTNGMTNDDLTQLKAHQIVHVHINDAKDIPVEDLLDNDRLYPGEGVIDLVGFLLALKQVGYTGPVSQEILTQSPPIEYAEVLVKKSAELYQKLFKAAGM comes from the coding sequence ATGCTAAAAGGTCTGTCTAAAGCAGGAATTGGAACGATTGATGAAAAAGACTTCATTCGGCTCGCGTCTTTGCATGGTTTTGATGCCATTGATACAGATGGAACCTCATTAGTTACCCTTATTGAAGAAAATGGTCTAGAGCAGGCGAATGCTCTATTGCAAGAAAATCACATTAAAATTGGCACGTTCGGACTCTCTGTACAATGGAGAACAACAGAAGATGAATTCAAAAGTGGGCTGAAGCAATTAGTCGCAGAAGCTGAAGCCGCAACAGCTCTTGGATGTACATCCTGCATTACGTATATTTTACCGTCAACGGATTTTAATGCTGCTGAATTTATGGCTGTGGCGACACGACGCCTTAGAACATGTGCACAAATACTAGGATGTTTTGGGATTCAACTAGGATTAGAATTTGTTGGACCTCATCATTTGCGAACTCGTTGGGCAAACCCATTCATATGGGATATGAACCAAACCTTATCTTTTATCGAGGCTATCGGTGAAAAAAATGTTGGTTTATTAGTAGACTCGTATCATTGCTATACAAATGGAATGACCAATGACGACCTTACTCAATTAAAGGCACACCAAATTGTTCACGTTCATATTAATGATGCCAAAGACATACCTGTAGAAGATTTACTAGATAATGACCGGCTTTATCCTGGAGAAGGAGTCATAGACTTAGTCGGATTTTTATTAGCGTTAAAGCAAGTCGGCTATACGGGACCTGTATCTCAAGAAATCCTAACTCAATCTCCTCCGATAGAATATGCAGAAGTCCTTGTGAAAAAATCAGCAGAGTTATATCAGAAGCTATTTAAAGCAGCAGGAATGTAA
- a CDS encoding amino acid ABC transporter permease translates to MNFNFELVRDWMPYFLSGMMWTIVMTVGGILIGMVLGLFIGLGKLLENIFLRLPFIWYINLFRGTPFLVQIFILHFGVMPIVMNSPNVIVTGIVALSLNSAAYIAEIFRAGIQSIDKGQMEAARSLGMTHWQAMKEIILPQAYKRMIPPLGNEFIVLLKESSLLAIIAAPELMYWGRAMQGATYRVWEPYLTVALVYLVLTLSLTYFVDYLERRYKTE, encoded by the coding sequence ATGAATTTTAATTTTGAACTAGTCCGAGATTGGATGCCTTACTTTTTAAGTGGGATGATGTGGACCATTGTAATGACAGTGGGAGGCATCTTAATAGGGATGGTTTTAGGCTTATTTATAGGTTTAGGAAAATTACTTGAAAATATTTTTCTTAGATTACCTTTTATATGGTATATCAATCTATTTCGTGGAACTCCATTCTTAGTACAAATCTTTATTTTACATTTTGGTGTGATGCCCATTGTTATGAACTCTCCAAACGTTATTGTTACCGGGATTGTAGCGTTATCCCTCAACTCAGCTGCATACATTGCAGAAATATTTAGAGCAGGTATACAATCGATTGATAAAGGACAAATGGAAGCTGCACGCTCACTTGGGATGACACATTGGCAAGCAATGAAGGAAATCATTTTGCCACAAGCATATAAACGAATGATTCCACCTTTAGGAAATGAATTTATTGTGTTGTTAAAAGAATCCTCCTTATTAGCGATTATTGCGGCACCAGAGCTTATGTATTGGGGACGAGCTATGCAAGGAGCAACGTACCGTGTGTGGGAGCCTTACTTAACGGTAGCTCTAGTGTATTTAGTATTAACCTTATCCTTAACTTATTTTGTCGATTACCTAGAGAGGAGATATAAAACAGAATGA
- a CDS encoding C39 family peptidase, protein MLGCVFTISSVLLLTYVYKNGVAFSFHASTQTNTMITTSEVPQPFSIYKDGYLVDSFPQYKDAVSFAKSIDGGEVHYQDAGIVWNDIDEMPSNILLDIPVINQLPELPRGCEVTSLAMLLHFSGEDVNKIDLAKQVKKDETPYEVVDGVIYFGNPYTGFVGDMYNIKKPGYGVYHGPIRELAEVYKPDRVVDMTGADFQDILFPLLQGDPVWVITNTRYKKLPDSSFQTWQTPTGPLNITYHEHSVVLTGYDKDYIYFNDPLDGVKNKKSSIQHFEQAWIQMGQQAITIVE, encoded by the coding sequence TTGTTAGGATGTGTATTCACGATTTCCAGCGTTCTTTTACTTACTTATGTTTATAAAAATGGGGTTGCTTTTTCTTTTCACGCTTCAACCCAAACGAACACGATGATAACAACAAGCGAGGTTCCTCAGCCGTTCTCAATTTATAAGGATGGCTATTTAGTAGATAGCTTCCCACAGTATAAAGATGCTGTTTCCTTTGCCAAATCAATTGATGGTGGAGAAGTTCATTATCAAGATGCCGGAATAGTTTGGAATGATATAGATGAAATGCCTTCAAACATTTTATTAGATATTCCCGTCATCAACCAGCTACCCGAGCTACCTCGTGGCTGTGAAGTGACTAGTTTAGCGATGTTGCTTCACTTTTCTGGTGAAGACGTTAATAAAATCGATTTAGCGAAACAAGTCAAAAAGGATGAAACACCTTATGAAGTAGTTGATGGAGTAATATACTTTGGAAATCCATACACTGGTTTTGTTGGTGATATGTATAACATAAAAAAACCTGGTTACGGAGTATATCATGGACCGATTCGTGAGCTTGCAGAGGTGTATAAGCCAGACAGAGTTGTCGATATGACTGGTGCTGACTTTCAAGACATTTTGTTCCCACTCCTACAAGGAGATCCAGTGTGGGTTATTACAAATACAAGATATAAGAAATTACCTGATAGCTCCTTTCAAACTTGGCAAACTCCAACTGGCCCACTTAACATTACATACCATGAGCATTCGGTAGTTCTCACTGGATATGATAAAGACTATATTTACTTTAACGATCCTCTGGATGGCGTAAAAAATAAGAAATCATCGATTCAACATTTTGAACAAGCCTGGATTCAAATGGGTCAGCAAGCAATAACAATTGTAGAATAG
- a CDS encoding Gfo/Idh/MocA family protein, whose product MSKIKIGVIGAGNIGNVHLSIFDQLQEDVEIKAITDVFLPLAKKRAEEYGIPTVHETPEALINDASLDAVIVAVPNKYHAPLTIQALKAGKHVLLEKPMAINESDAKEILLTQRQTGKIVMIPHQMRWESIPMQVKEQIDRGELGDIYHVKAGWFRRKGIPGWGTWFTQKAESGGGPLIDIGVHLLDLSLHLMGNPKPVSVFGSTYAEFGPKKKGIGTWGTPNWNGTYDVEDIATALIKMEDGSSLTLDVSWAVHMDTDNNPFVHLLGSEGGASIRGDKGKLLTERFNQAMEIDLQKPEEQEGEERVRLSRHFVECIREGKEPISSALTGYTNNLILAAIYESSQTGREVMLNWDVEEE is encoded by the coding sequence ATGTCAAAAATAAAAATCGGTGTTATCGGTGCAGGAAACATTGGAAACGTACACTTAAGTATATTTGATCAATTGCAAGAAGATGTTGAAATTAAAGCGATTACAGATGTATTTTTACCCTTAGCGAAAAAACGTGCAGAGGAATATGGAATACCAACAGTTCATGAAACACCAGAGGCGCTTATCAATGATGCAAGTCTGGATGCAGTCATTGTGGCTGTTCCTAATAAATATCATGCCCCACTGACGATTCAGGCGTTAAAAGCTGGAAAGCATGTCCTCTTGGAAAAACCAATGGCGATTAATGAAAGCGATGCCAAGGAAATTCTACTAACTCAACGCCAAACAGGAAAAATCGTTATGATACCTCACCAAATGCGATGGGAGTCTATTCCGATGCAGGTGAAAGAACAAATTGATAGAGGAGAGCTTGGTGATATCTATCATGTGAAAGCAGGTTGGTTCCGTCGTAAAGGGATTCCTGGTTGGGGAACATGGTTTACACAAAAAGCAGAATCAGGTGGTGGCCCTTTAATTGACATCGGCGTACACTTGCTTGACTTATCTCTTCATTTAATGGGTAATCCGAAGCCTGTCTCAGTATTTGGATCTACATATGCTGAGTTTGGGCCCAAAAAGAAAGGAATTGGAACCTGGGGAACACCAAATTGGAATGGAACTTATGATGTGGAAGACATCGCAACAGCTCTAATTAAAATGGAAGATGGTAGTTCATTAACACTTGATGTGAGCTGGGCCGTTCATATGGATACAGATAACAACCCATTCGTTCACTTATTAGGCTCAGAAGGTGGAGCTTCTATCCGTGGTGACAAAGGGAAATTATTAACGGAGAGATTTAACCAAGCGATGGAAATTGATTTGCAAAAGCCTGAAGAGCAGGAAGGCGAAGAACGTGTTCGATTAAGTCGTCACTTCGTTGAATGTATCCGAGAAGGAAAAGAACCCATTTCCTCTGCATTAACAGGGTATACCAATAACTTAATATTAGCTGCAATTTATGAATCTTCACAAACAGGAAGAGAAGTTATGTTAAATTGGGATGTAGAGGAGGAGTAA
- a CDS encoding thiamine pyrophosphate-dependent enzyme, with the protein MSIDLNRENLKVPKGTVEQSIVFESGNEMAAYAAHQINYHVMGYYPISPSTEVAQFLDAMKAKGEHDIVLIPADGEHGSAGICYGASTGGGRVFNATSANGFLYMLEQLPVQSGTRFPMVLNLVNRSVSGPLNIHGDHSDLYFALNTGWPILMARDPQIVYDMNLIAIKLAEDPEVRLPVIVSFDGYFTSHQKRRVQVIKTREDVQKFIGEPPTNFPHALDRDNPVTIGPYMNEPDYINNCYQQSQAMYKAEEVFERISKEYAQLTGREYPVLDLYRMDDAEVAVFMLNSAAEVCKDVVDKLRARGIKAGVISPNIIRPFPQKQLAAVLKNIKAVTVGDRADSYGAHGGNMALEVRAALQTHGNSSTQVINRVYGLGGKDFYADDAEHFFQLAVEAAEKMAVDKPFDYFGHNPGKAEFAPERVLNPMKKEDLKTGLITVTPDEKSGELKVKIPPLRSLTKKPKRIASGHGACPGCGIFSGLELFFKGIEGDIVALFHTGCAMVVTTGYPYSAHKATYIHNLFQNGSATLSGLVEMFHERKRRGEFDELGLSDDFTFVMVTGDGGMDIGMGPAIGTALRNHKMIILEYDNEGYMNTGSQLSYSTPMGHMTSTSNVGSFQNGKPFHHKDTAQIMAATHIPYVFTGTEAFDRDLLKKAAKAQWYAQNEGLVYGKILITCPLNWKSKDELGQTIVEAAVNSCFFPLYEVEHGVTTLTYDPEAKKKRVDMAEWLKLMGKTKHLLKAESEEMLNTFNQEVERRWQMLKAKHESPYL; encoded by the coding sequence ATGTCAATTGACTTAAATAGAGAAAATCTAAAAGTACCAAAAGGAACCGTTGAACAAAGCATTGTGTTTGAATCTGGTAATGAAATGGCAGCTTATGCTGCACACCAAATTAATTATCATGTGATGGGTTATTACCCAATTTCACCATCTACTGAGGTCGCTCAATTTTTAGATGCGATGAAAGCAAAAGGTGAACACGATATTGTGTTAATTCCTGCTGATGGGGAACATGGCTCTGCAGGTATTTGTTATGGTGCTTCTACTGGTGGTGGTCGTGTATTTAATGCCACGAGTGCCAATGGATTTTTATATATGCTAGAGCAATTACCTGTTCAATCAGGAACTCGTTTTCCAATGGTATTAAACCTTGTAAATCGCTCAGTATCTGGACCGCTTAACATTCATGGTGACCATTCTGATTTATACTTTGCGTTAAATACAGGTTGGCCAATTTTAATGGCTCGTGATCCTCAAATTGTATACGATATGAATCTTATTGCTATAAAACTAGCAGAAGATCCTGAAGTGCGTTTACCTGTAATTGTTTCTTTTGATGGCTATTTTACATCTCACCAAAAAAGAAGAGTACAAGTCATCAAAACTCGAGAAGACGTTCAGAAATTTATTGGTGAACCACCAACGAATTTCCCTCATGCCCTTGATCGTGACAATCCAGTAACAATTGGACCATACATGAATGAGCCAGACTACATTAACAACTGTTACCAACAATCTCAAGCGATGTACAAGGCTGAAGAAGTATTTGAGAGAATTTCAAAAGAATACGCTCAATTAACAGGACGCGAATATCCTGTCCTTGATTTATATCGAATGGATGATGCTGAGGTGGCTGTGTTTATGCTAAACTCCGCAGCTGAAGTATGTAAGGATGTCGTTGACAAGCTACGTGCTCGCGGTATAAAAGCAGGTGTTATTTCACCTAACATTATTCGACCATTCCCACAAAAACAGCTAGCTGCCGTATTGAAAAATATTAAAGCAGTAACTGTTGGAGACCGTGCAGATTCTTATGGTGCACACGGTGGGAACATGGCGCTTGAAGTTCGTGCTGCCTTACAAACACATGGAAATAGTTCAACTCAAGTCATTAACCGAGTGTATGGCTTAGGTGGGAAAGACTTTTATGCAGATGATGCTGAACACTTCTTCCAATTAGCCGTAGAAGCAGCTGAGAAAATGGCTGTTGATAAACCATTTGACTATTTTGGACACAATCCTGGAAAAGCTGAGTTTGCACCAGAACGTGTTCTTAATCCAATGAAAAAAGAAGATTTAAAAACAGGATTAATTACAGTTACACCAGATGAAAAATCAGGCGAACTAAAGGTGAAAATTCCACCATTACGTAGCTTAACGAAAAAACCAAAACGTATTGCATCTGGTCATGGGGCCTGTCCTGGCTGTGGTATCTTCTCTGGACTTGAGCTTTTCTTTAAAGGAATCGAAGGAGATATCGTTGCTCTCTTCCATACAGGCTGTGCAATGGTTGTTACAACTGGTTATCCTTATAGTGCTCATAAAGCAACATACATTCATAACTTATTCCAAAACGGATCTGCTACGTTGTCTGGTCTTGTTGAAATGTTCCATGAACGTAAACGACGTGGAGAGTTTGATGAATTAGGCTTAAGTGATGACTTTACGTTCGTGATGGTTACAGGCGACGGCGGTATGGATATCGGTATGGGACCTGCAATTGGTACGGCGTTACGTAATCATAAAATGATTATCCTTGAGTATGATAATGAAGGTTACATGAACACAGGAAGTCAGCTTTCTTACTCTACTCCAATGGGACATATGACGAGTACATCTAATGTGGGTAGCTTCCAAAATGGGAAGCCGTTCCATCATAAAGATACAGCTCAAATTATGGCTGCGACTCACATTCCATATGTGTTCACTGGTACGGAAGCATTTGACCGTGACTTGTTGAAAAAAGCGGCAAAAGCCCAGTGGTATGCTCAAAATGAAGGGTTAGTGTACGGTAAGATTTTAATTACATGTCCACTTAACTGGAAGTCAAAAGACGAGCTTGGACAAACGATTGTCGAAGCCGCCGTAAACTCTTGTTTCTTCCCACTTTACGAGGTAGAGCACGGAGTTACAACATTAACGTACGACCCAGAAGCCAAGAAGAAGCGTGTCGATATGGCTGAATGGCTGAAGCTAATGGGTAAAACAAAACACTTATTAAAAGCTGAAAGCGAAGAAATGCTCAACACCTTCAACCAAGAAGTTGAACGACGTTGGCAAATGTTAAAAGCAAAACATGAAAGTCCTTACCTATAA
- a CDS encoding TRM11 family SAM-dependent methyltransferase gives MQKYEPHYYIYTLSFTDEEQELCELEMRALFGMQPTTNLLTTTRKINPSRSPFINERLGVLVTASSFHHLLEQLPVFKFEESFKVTFIQNRSMKKTPYKERREIEKRAGLLIKGRVHLQQPDLLLAVMQVPEGWVFGIYHKAEPIWHRHQDKPHHYSTALSTRVARALVNIAVPNPQGIKAIDPCCGIGTVLIEALSMGIDIVGSDINPLVLQQTRENIAHFDFNTEVTKLDIREVTGKYDVAIIDMPYNLCSVLSDTEKLEMLQSARNFSKTAVFVTIEQLNHVIEKAGFKVVDRCVVKKGKTFLREIIMCN, from the coding sequence ATGCAAAAATATGAACCCCACTATTATATATACACCCTATCTTTTACCGATGAAGAGCAAGAGTTATGTGAGTTAGAAATGAGGGCTTTATTTGGAATGCAGCCTACAACAAATCTCCTCACAACCACTCGTAAAATAAACCCGAGTCGTAGTCCATTTATAAATGAGCGCCTTGGTGTGTTAGTGACTGCTTCGTCGTTTCATCACTTGCTTGAACAATTGCCAGTGTTCAAGTTTGAAGAATCATTCAAAGTGACCTTTATCCAAAATCGCTCTATGAAGAAAACGCCTTACAAAGAGAGAAGAGAAATTGAAAAAAGGGCAGGCTTGCTGATTAAGGGAAGGGTTCATTTGCAACAACCAGATTTGCTATTAGCTGTGATGCAAGTTCCAGAGGGATGGGTATTCGGGATATATCATAAAGCCGAACCGATTTGGCATAGGCATCAGGATAAGCCTCACCATTATTCCACAGCGTTAAGTACACGTGTAGCGAGAGCTCTAGTTAATATCGCCGTTCCAAACCCTCAGGGGATTAAAGCGATTGACCCATGCTGTGGAATTGGGACAGTACTAATTGAAGCTCTTTCCATGGGTATTGATATCGTAGGTAGTGATATCAATCCGTTAGTTCTTCAACAAACGAGAGAGAATATAGCGCATTTTGACTTTAATACAGAGGTAACTAAATTAGATATAAGAGAAGTCACGGGAAAGTATGATGTTGCGATTATCGATATGCCTTATAATTTGTGCTCCGTTTTATCAGATACAGAGAAACTTGAGATGCTTCAAAGTGCGCGCAATTTTTCAAAAACAGCAGTCTTTGTCACCATTGAACAACTTAATCATGTGATTGAAAAAGCAGGATTTAAAGTGGTAGACCGCTGTGTTGTAAAAAAAGGAAAAACATTTTTGCGAGAAATTATCATGTGTAATTAA
- a CDS encoding basic amino acid ABC transporter substrate-binding protein, which translates to MKKLFSGIVALSLLALAACGSADTQGSGGNESSEAEESKKIVIGTDAAFAPFEFLDKGEIVGFDVDLISAVLEEVGLDFEINNVGWDPIPIMLNNNEIDIAVSAMTITEDRLESFDFSNPYFESTHMMVFKEGTNITNANDLVGLKIGVQTATTGQTAAEKIVGENDSSISKYENTAVAFMALQNGDVDVVVTDNVVAFEYVQNNPEQEVIALDDTTNFDAEYYGFMFKKDNDLKAQVNAGLKTVIENGTYSEIYEKWFGEQPNVDLLLELME; encoded by the coding sequence ATGAAAAAGTTATTTAGTGGGATTGTTGCATTGTCATTACTTGCACTAGCAGCATGTGGATCAGCAGATACTCAAGGCTCTGGAGGAAATGAAAGTTCAGAAGCGGAAGAAAGCAAAAAAATCGTCATTGGTACAGATGCAGCCTTTGCTCCATTTGAATTTTTGGACAAAGGTGAAATCGTAGGATTTGATGTTGATTTAATTTCTGCTGTCTTAGAAGAAGTAGGATTGGATTTTGAAATTAATAATGTAGGTTGGGACCCGATTCCTATTATGTTAAACAATAACGAAATTGATATTGCTGTTTCTGCAATGACAATTACAGAAGACCGATTAGAAAGTTTTGATTTCTCTAATCCATATTTTGAATCAACTCATATGATGGTATTTAAAGAAGGAACAAATATCACAAATGCAAATGATCTTGTTGGCTTAAAAATTGGTGTTCAAACTGCAACAACAGGCCAGACAGCGGCTGAAAAAATCGTTGGAGAAAATGACTCATCAATCTCAAAGTATGAAAATACAGCTGTTGCATTTATGGCGTTACAAAACGGAGATGTTGATGTTGTTGTAACAGATAACGTAGTGGCATTTGAATATGTTCAAAACAATCCTGAACAAGAAGTTATAGCATTAGATGATACTACTAACTTTGATGCAGAATACTATGGTTTCATGTTTAAGAAAGACAACGACCTAAAAGCACAAGTTAATGCAGGTTTAAAAACTGTCATTGAAAATGGAACATATAGTGAAATTTACGAAAAGTGGTTTGGTGAACAACCAAATGTTGATTTGTTATTAGAACTTATGGAATAA
- a CDS encoding glutaredoxin family protein, which translates to MGITAIVYSTKGCIECDYVKQMLDAEHIEYEVRDVLANKEYQQEVEKFGFLGVPVTVVGGKAVKGFNPELKELIELAKK; encoded by the coding sequence ATGGGAATAACAGCAATCGTTTATTCAACAAAAGGTTGTATTGAATGTGATTATGTCAAACAAATGCTTGATGCTGAACACATTGAATATGAAGTGCGTGATGTTCTTGCGAATAAGGAATATCAACAAGAGGTTGAAAAATTTGGATTCTTAGGCGTTCCAGTTACGGTTGTGGGAGGAAAAGCGGTAAAGGGGTTTAACCCCGAATTAAAGGAATTAATCGAGCTGGCCAAAAAGTAA
- a CDS encoding DUF2243 domain-containing protein translates to MGAYTKRRLLQIGSFVLGFGFLGAMDGILFHQILQWHSVIMDTDRSGQIVSDGIFHLATTITLVVGGVLLWVAGNPTDVHRGVRLLVGWFFIGGGIFNLVEGIINHHLLQIHRVRPDADNPLMYDLAFLASGAILLLAGLWIKRVKKTETEQLSV, encoded by the coding sequence ATGGGTGCGTATACGAAACGCCGTTTATTACAGATTGGTAGTTTTGTGTTAGGTTTTGGGTTTTTAGGTGCAATGGATGGCATTTTATTTCACCAAATTTTACAGTGGCATAGTGTCATTATGGATACAGACCGAAGCGGACAAATTGTTAGTGATGGTATTTTTCATTTGGCAACAACGATCACATTAGTGGTTGGTGGCGTTTTATTGTGGGTTGCCGGCAATCCAACAGACGTCCATAGAGGCGTTCGTTTGCTTGTAGGCTGGTTTTTCATTGGTGGTGGAATCTTTAATCTTGTGGAAGGAATTATCAATCATCATCTCCTTCAAATTCACCGCGTACGACCTGATGCTGACAATCCCCTTATGTATGATTTAGCTTTCCTTGCATCCGGAGCAATTCTTTTATTAGCTGGCTTATGGATTAAACGAGTAAAGAAAACGGAAACAGAGCAGTTATCTGTATAG